A stretch of DNA from Cannabis sativa cultivar Pink pepper isolate KNU-18-1 chromosome X, ASM2916894v1, whole genome shotgun sequence:
GTTTGCTTGTTTTCTCTTTCTAGATCTGTTCATTTTCTGAGTTATTATATGACTTGTGTTGGTTGTTGGTTTTAATCTTTTGATGAGGTTTTGGTCTTAGATTTTATTTACCACTTGGAAATGTTTAATATCTGCTGCAGTCGTTATTGTTTTAATTCAGTCTGGATGAAAGTTTTGTCTTATTAAATATACAAAGATGATGAGTATCGTTTTGGTACACAATTTGTGCTAGGCTTCTGCTAACTTTTTTACCCTCTCTCCACAGGGGTTAAGCAGTTTTTGGAGTGGTAAAGTGACAAGCATTTGATCAGAATTTGGTGCTGGTACTCATAAGAAGAAATAGCAGATAAGTATTTGTAGTGTGTCACAATGTCGGTGACAGCAGGTGTTAGTGATACTGTGATTGCTGTCAGGGATAAGCTTAGAGGTAAAATTGGTCAAACTAAAGTTAAGAGGTATTGGCCTGGTAAAGCTCCTGAGTGGGCAGATGACGCCGAAGAAGAGGGAGATATTAGAATGTCCAAGGCAGCTGCCTTGGAGAAAGCTTTTCCAACACAAGAATATTCTGAAACTGTGAGGAAAGATGATCCCAGGCTGCGCCGTTTGGCTGAAAGTAGGATAGATAATCGCGAGGAAGTGAGAGCTGACCATAGGCGTATTCGGCAAGCAGAGATTGTTTCTACAATTGAAGAGGAAGCCAGAAGACAGGAAGGTTTGGATGCAGAGGAAGATGATGCAGATGCTTTAGAGGAAAGAAGGCGGAGGATTAAGGAGAGACTGCGTCAAAGGGAGCAAGAAGAAGCTCCACTTCTCCAATCAGAAGATGAGGAAGaagtagaggaagaggaggaagaagagTCCGAGTATGAGACTGATTCAGATGACGAGCCCACTGGTATAGCAATGCTTAAACCTGTCTTTGTGCCCAAGTCAGAGAGGGATACTGTTGCAGAGCGTGAGCGTCTTGAGGCTGAAGAGCTGGCTGTTGAAGAGcttaagaaaaagaaattggaggagaggaaaagagagacgAAAAAGATTGTGGTTGAGGAAATCAGGAAGGATGAAGAAATCCAGAAGAGTTTAGAACAGGAGGCAAACATTGCGGATATTGATACTGATGATGAAATTAACGAGGCGGAAGAGTATGAAGCTTGGAAGGTTAGGGAAATAGCCAGGATCAAGAGGGATAGGGAAGAGCGAGAAGCAATGTTAAGGGAGAAGGAAGAAATTGAGAGGGTGAGAAACATGACCGaggaagaaagaagagagtgGGAGAGGAAGAATCCCAAAGCTCCTCCCAAGTCAAAGCAAAAGTGGAGATTTATGCAGAAATATTTCCACAAGGGAGCTTTCTTTCAATCAGAGTCTGATGATCATACTGCTACTGCTGGACCAGATGGTATCTACACTCGTGATTACTCTGCTCCAACCGGAGAAGATAAGATGGACAAGACTATATTGCCTAAAGTCATGCAGGTCAAGCATTTCGGTCGTAGTGGAAGGACAAAATGGACACATCTTGTCAATGAGGATACTACTGACTGGAACAACCCGTAAGTTCTCGAGTCTCTTAGGATTGATACttattgttttttcttcttaaaattagttagaaactACAAGTTATAAGGTTCTCGTTCTTCTTTGAATGTGTCATTACATGCATTGGAATTTGgctttctttctttccttccTTTTTCTCTTTGATGAAAGGAGGACTAGGAGGAAACCAAACCGAAGTCTCATTCTAATTTTCATCTCTTAgattcttttgttgtttttcCCTTGATTTTGTTTGAGATTTTTTTGCATActtattatacaaaaaaaaaaaacttttgttTCTTGTTCGCACTTGCGAGTGGTGTTATTATTTCCTTTGCTGGACAAAATTCAGACATGCACTGTTCAACAGCAAATCCAATGTGCTTCATCCTTACATTATATACTCAAGGAATGAAAGTAAATGATTTGAACAACATTGAATAGAATGTCTTatagaattattttatgttagcaCACTCATGTAACTTAGCTTGTTTATCCTTAACTATATTTACACTTGAAGATTATGTCATTTGCATACATACACTTTTCTAGGTACTAATATGGATTGGTACTACTGTCAACCATTGCATTTGTCTTGTCAGTTAACTAGGAGATATTAAGTTGTTTTGTTGGAGAAGTGATCAAATAAAAATCATTCTAAAtgttttgtatatattttttccatCTTCAATGAATCTTGTTGTAGTCGATTGCATGACATATCTTTTgctttttcttcattttgaCTCAAATCTATGAAAGCTTAGTGTTCTTTTAGGGATCACAAAATCGACCCTTAATCTGAGTTTGTGAATATTCTGCAGATGGACATACAACGATCCTCTTCGAGCAAAGTACAACGCGAAAATGGCCGGAATGAACGCACCAATAGCTAAACCTAAAGGAAGCAAGAAATTGAAAGACTGGGAATCTCGTTGAAATATATGCAAATGACACCTTAGAcagttttgtattttatttttacctttaaTATTTAGTTATGTTAGTTAAGCTCATATTGTAACATATAGCAAAgtttattattgtaattttCATTGAAGGGGTTCGAACTTCtaaagttcttttttttttttaatatcttgaATTGAAAAGCAGAGCTAAATGTATATGGCTTTGAATTCTGTCCTAGTTGGTGTCAAATTCCTTTATGTTATATCGGATGGTTGTGTGGGTCGAAAAGAATTGCCCAACCAAATCTCATTTGGGAGGAAAATGCAAATTGGTACCCAAAATAAACcttttgaaagtgatttttcttACCAACTTTTCACAAAACAGTACTCCAGTTTAGTTATGTCATTTGACTAGTACTAAAAACATCATAATCCaactataaaagaaaattttcagTTTTGTGCACTATTATTTTAGAGAAACGCAACTAAATGGCCTTATTTTTAAgggaaaaaacagaaaaatacaaaaaaggaaaaaaaaattacaaaaatactttgggccggcccattaaacatttatacagtcctcatacaaatatttacaaaaataccacatgcactaagccttggTAACGGAAAGCGAACCATGAAGGTGAAAATACCgcgatcgtttcaaaaccgcaaaacaaccaaaatgaaaccaaaacgataaaaatacaactattaattcaatTGATCTGATTCAAATAAAACTGATGAAAAAGCACAATGACCACaactatattaaattgaattaagtgttatggtttttcaatttgatttacagttgcatcattattttatattagtttaattcaattgtttgcaagaatttattttggaaataagaaaaggagaaaacactttgagaaatagttagtttctgaaataaatttaaacgtttcttaatagtttcattttagttttattatagtttattaacagcaataaaataaataaaaatgacaaaagCGGGGAATCGGAACGGGAAATATAAGACTTGAACAAAGGGaagaaaatagaagtaagtttCTCTCTGTTCATAACGAATCAGAAGCCGGTTTCAATATCGTTGCCTTGCACTAATAACGATTTCAAAATCACAGGAAAAaaagacattccattcctagtcttctGCAATGGACAATTtgatgatcgaatgaattatgaaaattatgaagctAGTGGACATTACATTTCAGTCAATTGTAACTATGAAGAATTACAACGGAAGCTGAAAGAGGTCCTGGAATGCAACTAAAAAAACACTGTTTTGcaacaataaatataaattgtaaatagacaagtatacaaactataataaaactataaaaaaactaaaaataaactgACAAACAGAAACAACTCTACGAATATAAACTACAAACATCTAAATCCAATTGTTACCTAAAAAAGAACAGCAAACAACTATACCTAATAATATTCCCAAAACACATcatacataaacatattaaactattaaaaaactagaaaaaaaaaaaaaaactaaaacccacTGATTAGAGACACTAAAACGAATACAAAtgtttcaaaatatctaaaaaaactagaaacacaaacagaacataaaacacaacaaaaatgaaacgaaagtaataagaaacaaactaaaatgccaaacccaagaacaaaataaaattgattaaacaaaattaaagtcctaaaaatccaaagaaaaccaaacgaaattttaaaatgaaaaacctaaaatatcacaaaccagaaaaaaccaaaacgatgaaatggaaatacaagaaaatgtttaaaatggggggaaacgaaaatgaaaccgaaaacaaacctcagTTCGAACAGCAGCACCAACATTATTGTTTTTCCCATAAACATCTTCAGCCATTTTTTCTTGCACACCGacctttgttttcttcttaggaGGAGCTCTCCCACGCTTCATTaatggaggagcaaaatcagagtcttcctcctcaataataGGACGTTTTCCCTTAGCTTTATTAGCTAGTGATTTCAAAcccattttgaattttttttttgaacaggggaaggagatgaagaagaaCGGGTCACATCCATTTTATATAAAGATTgggaaacaaaaagaaagagagaaaaaggttATGGGATGGTTtagtgggagttgaaaaaattttgaagaacaaaaatgagagggaaaatGGTTGAGGAATCGTGGGGAGTTAAggttcaacaatggaggttatttgttatttcaaaaaaaaaaaaaaaactgaaatgaaataaaaaaatcaaaggaaaacaaaagaaaaagagagagggaagtgATTGAGGGATGCATGATGGTTGATAGGGGAGTTGAATTGTCTGGTGCATAGAtgtgatgtgtatgtggtatatgtgtaataaaatataGAGAAAAGGTAAAAAAGTTGCTTTAACCGTGTGTAGGTTTATATGTAATAAAGTgtgtaatttgtatttttggtgtaaaaatttctatttttaactttataaATAGTTAATGTccatcttttaaaataataaagtaaatgccattttttattttttaatcgaAATTTCTCTACTAAGTTTTTatcaactatttttttattatataaaaagtattatatgttttattctTTTAGATTTTGCCGTTGTTGTTGCtgtctaatatgttatttaagcatataattagttttttattaatatatcgtatgatatacaaacaatataccttaaaccaatatacatatatcacaaacttaaactaatacaTTAAggactcgtttggaacgccgtattaggtcgtattgtattgtattgtattatattgaattggattatatatcatatttttatataataccatgttaaactttaatttatactaaaatattatatatttaggtgtccataaaagttaataccacagatagttttatgtaaaaatattgcataaaatacaattcaatataatacaatacaatacaatacgacctaatacgacgtaccaaacgagccctaaatgAATTGTTTTCCACAATATACAATAGCATACA
This window harbors:
- the LOC115703169 gene encoding uncharacterized protein LOC115703169, with the translated sequence MSVTAGVSDTVIAVRDKLRGKIGQTKVKRYWPGKAPEWADDAEEEGDIRMSKAAALEKAFPTQEYSETVRKDDPRLRRLAESRIDNREEVRADHRRIRQAEIVSTIEEEARRQEGLDAEEDDADALEERRRRIKERLRQREQEEAPLLQSEDEEEVEEEEEEESEYETDSDDEPTGIAMLKPVFVPKSERDTVAERERLEAEELAVEELKKKKLEERKRETKKIVVEEIRKDEEIQKSLEQEANIADIDTDDEINEAEEYEAWKVREIARIKRDREEREAMLREKEEIERVRNMTEEERREWERKNPKAPPKSKQKWRFMQKYFHKGAFFQSESDDHTATAGPDGIYTRDYSAPTGEDKMDKTILPKVMQVKHFGRSGRTKWTHLVNEDTTDWNNPWTYNDPLRAKYNAKMAGMNAPIAKPKGSKKLKDWESR